Proteins from a genomic interval of bacterium:
- a CDS encoding M1 family metallopeptidase, protein MGRPLTLILALSCLPLSAGAQASVLAHALRVELDPASHRLSAVDTLRLAAPVARLEFGLHEALLPRADDPALALSELPADSSLGEGLRRWRLERRGGEASAEWRLRWTGELFQDVSGTVFSRERVGAEIRATVGEAGVYLAGGAGWYPLVDAGASQHRLTVVLPEGWRSLAMGRCLRDVSAAGRRETCWDAPFPSEGLDLVANRFRVDALSHGDTLIETYFFPEDSSLAAGYLEACAGYLDLYESFLGPYPFAKFAVVENFFPTGYGMPSWTLLGQQVLRLPFIKSTSLGHEIAHNWWGNSVFVGEGGNWCEGLTSYTADYLYKEQESAEAARQYRRSTLKDYTHYTRDGRDFPLSEFVSRHDMATRAVGYGKSLFIYHMLEERVGRVAFRAALRQIVAEKQWQAATWADFFRAIETAGQLAPGALEDERRQWIEAPGAAQLALGAVAVVKDGAGWLLRGELLQTGAPLILSVPLRVTTAAGPEDFTVQTAAARLPFERRLASPPTSLAVDPDCHVFRRLYDEEMEATLSLVLADEDPLFLLEPGLSPELAGAAREFAAAFVEGEPRLLEAAGAEAALTQARTVVWLGTAPPPAAIGEPAPGLQRTPFFTVFQGQRFEPGKHALVYAGKRGAGGGYLAVLADSPGELRAIASKVPHYGKYSYLAFVGGQNQLKGNWEPAAGPLRRALAAGD, encoded by the coding sequence GATCCGGCGCTCGCGCTCAGCGAGCTGCCCGCGGACAGCAGCCTCGGGGAGGGGCTCCGGCGCTGGCGTCTCGAACGCAGGGGCGGCGAAGCGAGCGCCGAGTGGCGGCTCCGCTGGACGGGCGAGCTCTTCCAGGACGTGAGCGGCACGGTCTTCAGCCGTGAGCGCGTCGGCGCCGAGATCCGGGCGACGGTGGGCGAGGCGGGCGTCTACCTCGCGGGCGGCGCCGGTTGGTACCCGCTCGTCGACGCGGGCGCGAGCCAGCACCGGCTGACGGTCGTCCTGCCGGAGGGCTGGCGCAGCCTGGCCATGGGGCGCTGCCTTCGCGACGTCAGCGCCGCCGGCCGGCGCGAGACCTGCTGGGACGCGCCCTTCCCGAGCGAGGGCCTGGATCTCGTCGCCAATCGCTTCCGGGTGGACGCGCTCAGCCATGGCGACACGCTGATCGAGACCTACTTCTTCCCCGAGGACTCGAGCCTGGCCGCGGGCTATCTCGAGGCCTGCGCCGGCTACCTCGATCTGTACGAGTCCTTCCTCGGCCCCTATCCCTTCGCCAAGTTCGCCGTCGTCGAGAACTTCTTCCCCACCGGCTACGGCATGCCCTCCTGGACGCTGCTCGGCCAGCAGGTGCTGCGCCTGCCCTTCATCAAGTCGACCAGCCTCGGCCACGAGATCGCGCACAACTGGTGGGGCAACTCGGTCTTCGTCGGCGAGGGCGGCAATTGGTGCGAGGGGCTGACCAGCTACACGGCCGACTACCTCTACAAGGAGCAGGAGTCGGCCGAGGCCGCGCGCCAGTACCGCCGCTCCACGCTCAAGGACTACACGCACTACACCCGGGACGGCCGCGACTTCCCGCTCAGCGAGTTCGTCAGCCGCCACGACATGGCGACGCGCGCGGTCGGCTACGGCAAGAGCCTGTTCATCTACCACATGCTCGAGGAGCGCGTCGGGCGGGTGGCCTTCCGCGCTGCCCTGCGGCAGATCGTCGCCGAGAAGCAGTGGCAGGCCGCGACCTGGGCGGACTTCTTCCGCGCCATCGAGACCGCGGGCCAGCTGGCGCCGGGCGCCCTGGAGGACGAGCGCCGCCAGTGGATCGAGGCGCCGGGCGCGGCCCAACTCGCGCTGGGCGCGGTCGCCGTCGTCAAGGACGGCGCCGGCTGGCTCCTGCGCGGCGAACTCCTGCAGACGGGAGCCCCGCTCATCCTCAGCGTGCCCCTGCGCGTGACGACGGCCGCCGGCCCCGAGGACTTCACCGTGCAGACGGCCGCCGCGCGCCTGCCCTTCGAACGCCGCCTCGCCTCGCCGCCCACGAGCCTGGCGGTCGATCCCGACTGCCACGTCTTCCGGCGCCTCTACGACGAGGAGATGGAGGCGACGCTCAGCCTCGTCCTCGCCGACGAGGACCCGCTCTTCCTGCTCGAGCCCGGGCTCAGCCCCGAGCTGGCCGGCGCCGCGCGCGAGTTCGCCGCCGCCTTCGTCGAGGGCGAGCCGCGCCTGCTCGAGGCGGCGGGCGCCGAGGCGGCGCTGACCCAGGCGCGCACGGTCGTCTGGCTGGGGACGGCGCCGCCGCCGGCGGCGATCGGCGAGCCGGCGCCCGGGCTCCAGCGCACGCCCTTCTTCACGGTCTTCCAGGGCCAGCGCTTCGAGCCGGGCAAGCACGCCCTCGTCTACGCGGGCAAGCGCGGGGCGGGCGGGGGCTACCTAGCCGTGCTCGCCGACAGCCCGGGCGAGCTGCGGGCGATCGCGAGCAAGGTGCCGCACTACGGCAAGTACAGCTACCTGGCCTTCGTGGGCGGACAGAACCAGCTCAAGGGCAACTGGGAGCCGGCGGCCGGGCCGCTGCGGCGTGCGCTCGCGGCCGGCGACTAG
- a CDS encoding TonB-dependent receptor, translating into YTGDKSAWSVYANEQFALGWGLSALVDLHFQHKQYDFFQQATGNFQGALRNRYQVDYDFFNPKGGLFWQAPGTPLGGELGLYGHFGIAHREPADSELFDTWSGPDDLGAQPLFGTATPIYAGGELQYVYWTDPRVEAEFVRNYEAGFTWRGASLSLALNGYLMEFQNEVVDYGALDADGQGVRGNADQTLHRGLELGATGLLSALPALAELPGTHRLDVAFARSWDKFERFSFYEADGTRLNLSGNPLAGVPAHLARIGLDSDWGPLASRFSLRSAGRQYLDVSGRAERRIDGYRVLDIAFALRPAALGLPSLAGSEIELKLYNALDVEYETWGYYDGWGDGNYKVPAAKSHFLLGVRYDF; encoded by the coding sequence CTACACGGGCGACAAGTCGGCCTGGTCGGTCTACGCGAACGAGCAGTTCGCGCTCGGCTGGGGTCTGAGCGCCCTCGTCGACCTCCACTTCCAGCACAAGCAGTACGACTTCTTCCAGCAGGCCACGGGCAACTTCCAGGGCGCCCTGCGCAACCGCTACCAGGTCGACTACGACTTCTTCAACCCGAAGGGCGGCCTCTTCTGGCAGGCGCCGGGGACGCCGCTGGGCGGCGAACTGGGGCTCTACGGCCACTTCGGCATCGCCCACCGCGAGCCGGCCGACAGCGAGCTCTTCGACACCTGGTCCGGGCCCGACGATCTCGGCGCGCAGCCCCTCTTCGGCACGGCGACGCCGATCTACGCCGGCGGCGAGCTGCAGTACGTCTACTGGACCGATCCCCGGGTGGAGGCCGAGTTCGTGCGCAACTACGAGGCCGGATTCACCTGGCGCGGCGCCTCGCTCTCGCTGGCCCTGAACGGCTACCTGATGGAGTTCCAGAACGAGGTCGTCGACTACGGGGCCCTCGACGCGGACGGCCAGGGCGTGCGCGGCAACGCCGACCAGACCCTGCACCGCGGCCTCGAGCTGGGCGCGACCGGCCTCCTCTCGGCCCTGCCCGCCCTCGCCGAGCTGCCGGGCACCCATCGGCTCGACGTCGCCTTCGCCCGCTCCTGGGACAAGTTCGAGCGTTTCTCCTTCTACGAGGCGGACGGCACGCGCCTGAACCTCTCCGGCAACCCGCTCGCCGGCGTGCCCGCTCACCTCGCCAGGATCGGCCTGGACTCGGACTGGGGGCCGCTCGCCAGCCGCTTCTCGCTGCGCAGCGCGGGCCGGCAGTACCTGGACGTGAGCGGCCGGGCCGAGCGCCGGATCGACGGCTACCGGGTGCTCGACATCGCCTTCGCGCTGCGGCCCGCCGCGCTCGGCCTTCCCTCCCTGGCCGGCAGCGAGATCGAGCTGAAGCTCTACAACGCGCTCGATGTCGAGTACGAGACCTGGGGCTACTACGACGGCTGGGGCGACGGGAACTACAAGGTGCCGGCGGCGAAGAGCCACTTCCTGCTGGGGGTGCGCTACGACTTCTGA
- a CDS encoding thiamine diphosphokinase, translating to MSSTRPGATTTAGATGTTRCRRRRATSCWGCATTSEPWHPAGLARTLFPKQGRRAVVLCDGPPPPYAVLDHWLAEADVFICADAAGRPYERLPRLPDLIIGDFDALRRDETARIAADESGGTVDGLPALHVAEQESTDSEKALLWALKRFFAEAVLLGATGARLDHSFFNVSLVERFADRMSLCIADEFSVTIRLAPHSFTHWPLPVGTGFSLIPLASPVSDVNLAGAAYPLHDARLAPGGPATVSNRVVAPPLGVRVGRGSLLLSVSLLRDRDRRWS from the coding sequence ATGTCGAGTACGAGACCTGGGGCTACTACGACGGCTGGGGCGACGGGAACTACAAGGTGCCGGCGGCGAAGAGCCACTTCCTGCTGGGGGTGCGCTACGACTTCTGAGCCCTGGCATCCCGCCGGCCTCGCGCGCACGCTGTTTCCGAAGCAGGGCCGGCGGGCGGTCGTGCTCTGCGACGGCCCGCCGCCGCCCTACGCGGTGCTCGACCACTGGCTCGCCGAGGCGGACGTCTTCATCTGCGCCGATGCGGCCGGCCGCCCCTACGAGCGCCTGCCGCGCCTGCCCGACCTGATCATCGGCGACTTCGACGCCCTGCGCCGCGACGAGACCGCCCGGATCGCGGCCGACGAGTCCGGCGGCACGGTGGACGGCCTGCCGGCCCTCCACGTGGCCGAGCAGGAGAGCACGGACTCGGAGAAGGCCCTGCTCTGGGCGCTCAAGCGCTTCTTCGCCGAGGCCGTCCTCCTGGGCGCCACCGGCGCCCGCCTCGATCACAGCTTCTTCAACGTGTCGCTGGTCGAGCGCTTCGCCGACCGGATGAGCCTGTGCATCGCCGACGAGTTCAGCGTGACGATCCGCCTCGCGCCGCACTCCTTCACGCACTGGCCGCTGCCGGTCGGCACCGGCTTCTCGCTGATTCCCCTCGCCAGCCCGGTCAGCGACGTGAACCTGGCCGGCGCGGCCTACCCGCTCCACGACGCGCGCCTGGCGCCGGGCGGGCCGGCCACGGTGTCGAATCGCGTCGTCGCGCCGCCGCTCGGCGTGCGCGTGGGCCGCGGGTCCCTGCTGCTCAGCGTCTCGCTCCTGCGCGACCGCGACCGCCGCTGGAGCTGA
- a CDS encoding sodium:solute symporter family protein, which produces MASSRRRSACAWAAGPCCSASRSCATATAAGADAVTGAALAVYALFLAFVVGRYFRPRVEDESDYLLAGRTLTLPAFVASTVSSWYGGVLGVAEYSYRFGLANWVVFGVPYYLYALVFALFLAGRARRSPALTIPDQLRARYGPAVALTGSVVLFVMTAPAAYVLALGVILGQLTGLPLLPALLVGAALTLIEIYRGGMRGVIFTDKVQFALMFLGFGLLVPAAMQHYGGPGWLAARLPAGHLSLTGGQGLQAVLVWYFIASATLVEPVFYQRCFAAKDERTARRGLLVSIGFWLLFDCLTTLSGLYARAALPGLDAPGGPGAGAAYSALASEVLPPVAQALFTVGLLATVMSTIDSYAFVAAVTCGRDICWRLAGSRGSATRYSRFGMLVTAGASLGLALWRESIVGLWHDLGSIGTPVLLFPLALSFRACPPRAGWILAAMLAGGGISLAWVIVQAATGGYPLGLRPIFPGLALSGLLSAIALRRGAPSG; this is translated from the coding sequence ATCGCGTCGTCGCGCCGCCGCTCGGCGTGCGCGTGGGCCGCGGGTCCCTGCTGCTCAGCGTCTCGCTCCTGCGCGACCGCGACCGCCGCTGGAGCTGACGCCGTGACCGGCGCCGCCCTCGCCGTCTACGCACTCTTCCTCGCTTTCGTGGTGGGGCGCTACTTCCGGCCGCGCGTGGAGGACGAGAGCGACTACTTGCTCGCCGGGCGCACGCTCACCTTGCCCGCCTTCGTCGCCTCGACGGTCTCGAGCTGGTACGGCGGCGTGCTCGGGGTCGCCGAGTACAGCTACCGCTTCGGCCTTGCCAACTGGGTCGTCTTCGGCGTGCCCTACTACCTCTACGCGCTCGTCTTCGCGCTCTTCCTCGCGGGGCGGGCGCGGCGCTCGCCCGCGCTGACGATCCCCGACCAGCTGCGCGCGCGCTACGGGCCGGCGGTGGCGCTGACCGGCAGCGTCGTCCTCTTCGTGATGACGGCCCCCGCCGCCTACGTGCTCGCCCTCGGCGTCATCCTCGGCCAGCTCACGGGTCTGCCCTTGCTGCCCGCGCTGCTCGTCGGCGCCGCCCTCACGCTGATCGAGATCTACCGGGGCGGCATGCGCGGCGTGATCTTCACGGACAAGGTCCAGTTCGCGCTGATGTTCCTGGGCTTCGGGCTGCTCGTGCCGGCGGCGATGCAGCACTACGGCGGCCCGGGCTGGCTCGCCGCCCGGCTGCCGGCCGGCCACCTCAGCCTCACGGGCGGGCAGGGCCTGCAGGCGGTGCTCGTCTGGTACTTCATCGCGAGCGCCACGCTCGTCGAGCCGGTCTTCTACCAGCGCTGCTTCGCGGCGAAGGACGAGCGGACGGCGCGGCGCGGGTTGCTCGTCTCGATCGGCTTCTGGCTGCTCTTCGACTGCCTGACCACGTTGAGCGGCCTCTACGCGCGCGCTGCGCTGCCGGGCCTCGACGCGCCGGGCGGTCCCGGCGCCGGGGCGGCCTACTCGGCGCTGGCGAGTGAGGTGCTGCCGCCGGTCGCCCAGGCGCTCTTCACGGTGGGCCTGCTCGCCACGGTGATGAGCACGATCGACAGCTACGCCTTCGTGGCGGCCGTCACCTGCGGCCGGGACATCTGCTGGCGCCTTGCCGGCAGCCGCGGCAGCGCCACGCGCTACAGCCGCTTCGGCATGCTCGTGACAGCCGGCGCGAGCCTGGGACTCGCCCTCTGGCGGGAGTCGATCGTCGGCCTCTGGCATGACCTGGGCAGCATCGGCACGCCCGTGCTGCTCTTCCCGCTGGCGTTGAGCTTCCGCGCGTGCCCGCCCCGCGCCGGCTGGATCCTGGCGGCGATGCTCGCGGGCGGCGGGATCAGTCTCGCCTGGGTGATCGTCCAGGCCGCGACGGGCGGCTATCCCCTCGGCCTGCGCCCGATCTTTCCCGGCCTTGCCCTCAGCGGGCTGCTCAGCGCGATTGCCCTGCGGCGGGGAGCGCCGTCAGGTTGA